One stretch of Balneola sp. MJW-20 DNA includes these proteins:
- the lptC gene encoding LPS export ABC transporter periplasmic protein LptC → MVHYKFIIPTLLLFILISCGDLSEYENQQVSEALSDSVLTTTYTGNPEMEFMENNSLKLKLTGSASIATKNNKLNINRIAGPVHIDIYNNGSLDTTVDADSAVYFPAESVFEMFGSVKVMAPGDKKLFSDYLKWDRDQDRVFTDQFVVLITPTDSLTGNSFEGNSDLSEATITNTGDGGGRSVID, encoded by the coding sequence TTGGTACATTATAAATTTATTATACCGACCCTGCTGCTATTTATACTGATTTCCTGCGGAGATCTGTCTGAATATGAGAACCAGCAGGTATCGGAAGCATTGAGCGATTCCGTATTAACTACCACCTATACTGGTAATCCGGAAATGGAATTCATGGAAAATAACAGTCTGAAGCTCAAGCTTACCGGATCTGCTTCCATTGCTACCAAGAATAATAAATTAAATATCAACAGGATTGCTGGACCGGTTCATATCGATATCTATAATAACGGGAGTCTTGATACTACCGTGGATGCGGATAGTGCAGTTTATTTTCCGGCAGAATCTGTATTTGAAATGTTCGGCAGCGTCAAAGTCATGGCTCCCGGGGATAAAAAACTTTTTAGTGATTATCTTAAATGGGACCGTGATCAGGACCGCGTTTTTACGGATCAGTTTGTTGTCCTGATAACCCCTACCGACAGCCTGACTGGTAATTCATTTGAAGGGAACTCGGACCTCAGCGAAGCTACTATTACCAACACCGGTGATGGTGGCGGAAGATCGGTGATCGACTGA